A region of Arabidopsis thaliana chromosome 5, partial sequence DNA encodes the following proteins:
- a CDS encoding Toll-Interleukin-Resistance (TIR) domain family protein (Toll-Interleukin-Resistance (TIR) domain family protein; FUNCTIONS IN: transmembrane receptor activity; INVOLVED IN: signal transduction, defense response, innate immune response; LOCATED IN: endoplasmic reticulum; EXPRESSED IN: 15 plant structures; EXPRESSED DURING: 10 growth stages; CONTAINS InterPro DOMAIN/s: Toll-Interleukin receptor (InterPro:IPR000157); BEST Arabidopsis thaliana protein match is: Toll-Interleukin-Resistance (TIR) domain family protein (TAIR:AT4G19920.1); Has 1542 Blast hits to 1488 proteins in 47 species: Archae - 0; Bacteria - 4; Metazoa - 0; Fungi - 0; Plants - 1538; Viruses - 0; Other Eukaryotes - 0 (source: NCBI BLink).): MDEQVQEPLSDQVFINFRGDELREIFVNHLELQLRNAGINVFIDTKEQKGRRLQYLFTRIKKSKIALAIFSKRYCESKWCLDELVTMNEQMKEKKLVVIPIFYNVRSDDVKRAANPDGEGNLDGEFSLPFKQLKQNHAGEPERVEGFSRSNSKYKHDTDFVLDIVKEVKKQLNIPTDNSWSAIGVAFLAITINLIFSFFIAPKYLPDQKFFQTPEWFIGTLAVVLASWFWYKNNQNKAPPPS, from the exons ATGGATGAGCAGGTCCAAGAACCTCTTTCTGATCAGGTGTTTATCAACTTCCGAGGAGATGAGCTGCGCGAAATCTTTGTCAACCATCTAGAGCTGCAATTAAGAAACGCAGGGATCAACGTCTTCATAGACACTAAAGAGCAGAAAGGGAGAAGACTACAATATCTCTTCACAAGGATCAAGAAGTCAAAAATCGCGCTTGCTATCTTCTCCAAGAGGTACTGTGAGTCAAAGTGGTGTTTGGATGAGCTTGTGACGATGAATGAACAGATGAAGGAAAAGAAACTCGTGGTGATTCCAATCTTCTATAACGTAAGATCGGACGATGTAAAAAGAGCAGCCAATCCCGATGGAGAAGGCAATCTTGATGGAGAGTTTTCCCTTCCTTTTAAGCAACTGAAGCAAAACCATGCAGGGGAGCCTGAGAGGGTCGAGG GGTTTTCCCGGTCAAACTCAAAGTACAA acaCGATAccgattttgttttggatattgtTAAGGAGGTTAAGAAACAGCTAAACATACCAACTGACAACAGTTGGTCAGCTATAGGAGTTGCTTTCTTGGCTATAACCATCAACTTGAtctttagtttcttcattGCCCCTAAGTATCTCCCTGATCAGAAGTTTTTCCAGACTCCTGAATGGTTCATAGGTACTCTGGCAGTTGTTCTTGCGTCGTGGTTTTGGTACAAAAATAACCAGAACAAAGCACCACCTCCTTCATAA
- a CDS encoding Toll-Interleukin-Resistance (TIR) domain family protein (Toll-Interleukin-Resistance (TIR) domain family protein; FUNCTIONS IN: transmembrane receptor activity; INVOLVED IN: signal transduction, defense response, innate immune response; LOCATED IN: intrinsic to membrane; EXPRESSED IN: hypocotyl, root; CONTAINS InterPro DOMAIN/s: Toll-Interleukin receptor (InterPro:IPR000157); BEST Arabidopsis thaliana protein match is: Disease resistance protein (TIR-NBS-LRR class) family (TAIR:AT5G45000.1); Has 1558 Blast hits to 1491 proteins in 44 species: Archae - 0; Bacteria - 0; Metazoa - 0; Fungi - 0; Plants - 1558; Viruses - 0; Other Eukaryotes - 0 (source: NCBI BLink).), protein MAEPPPYQRPPQVFISFYGNESRDNFIKYLVWGLRDERVNVFVDRAEANRRDIRNISTKIEESNIAVVIFSKRYTESEMCLNELQKMYEHVEQSNLKVIPVFYDVSISGVKNLEDEFGNHFEELREKYANDPLKILKWEDSLSSIVERTGLTSEDHGTGLGLVRAIVTAVKSELMDSERQNITKGQVFVLASAAVFICSLIVARLLCTDVKVNKAVKCLLGFPVLAGILHQLYCLRTQPNR, encoded by the exons ATGGCAGAACCACCACCGTACCAACGTCCTCCTCAAGTATTCATTAGTTTCTATGGAAACGAATCGCGCGacaatttcatcaaatatCTTGTGTGGGGATTGAGAGACGAGAGAGTCAACGTTTTCGTAGACAGAGCAGAAGCAAATAGGAGAGACATACGAAATATTTCCACAAAGATCGAGGAGTCGAATATCGCGGTCGTCATCTTCTCCAAGAGGTATACAGAGTCAGAGATGTGCTTGAACGAGCTTCAAAAGATGTACGAGCACGTAGAACAAAGCAACCTTAAGGTGATACCTGTCTTCTATGATGTGAGCATAAGCGGTGTAAAGAACCTCGAGGATGAATTCGGTAATCATTTCGAGGAACTGAGGGAGAAATACGCAAACGATCCACTCAAGATCTTGAAGTGGGAGGATTCATTGAGTTCAATAGTAGAGCGGACCGGCTTAACCTCCGAAGACCACGG AACGGGTTTAGGTCTTGTGAGGGCAATCGTCACGGCGGTTAAGAGCGAGCTAATGGACTCTGAAAGACAAAATATTACTAAAGGACAAGTGTTTGTTTTGGCTTCAGCTGCGGTTTTTATCTGTAGTCTCATTGTAGCTCGTTTACTATGCACTGATGTGAAAGTTAATAAAGCTGTTAAGTGTTTACTAGGGTTTCCAGTTTTGGCTGGTATCTTGCACCAGCTTTACTGTCTACGGACCCAACCAAACAGATGA
- a CDS encoding Toll-Interleukin-Resistance (TIR) domain family protein (Toll-Interleukin-Resistance (TIR) domain family protein; FUNCTIONS IN: transmembrane receptor activity; INVOLVED IN: signal transduction, defense response, innate immune response; LOCATED IN: endoplasmic reticulum; EXPRESSED IN: 15 plant structures; EXPRESSED DURING: 10 growth stages; CONTAINS InterPro DOMAIN/s: Toll-Interleukin receptor (InterPro:IPR000157); BEST Arabidopsis thaliana protein match is: Toll-Interleukin-Resistance (TIR) domain family protein (TAIR:AT4G19920.1); Has 1563 Blast hits to 1505 proteins in 48 species: Archae - 0; Bacteria - 4; Metazoa - 0; Fungi - 0; Plants - 1558; Viruses - 0; Other Eukaryotes - 1 (source: NCBI BLink).) codes for MDEQVQEPLSDQVFINFRGDELREIFVNHLELQLRNAGINVFIDTKEQKGRRLQYLFTRIKKSKIALAIFSKRYCESKWCLDELVTMNEQMKEKKLVVIPIFYNVRSDDVKRAANPDGEGNLDGEFSLPFKQLKQNHAGEPERVEGWERALRSVTKRIGFSRSNSKYKHDTDFVLDIVKEVKKQLNIPTDNSWSAIGVAFLAITINLIFSFFIAPKYLPDQKFFQTPEWFIGTLAVVLASWFWYKNNQNKAPPPS; via the exons ATGGATGAGCAGGTCCAAGAACCTCTTTCTGATCAGGTGTTTATCAACTTCCGAGGAGATGAGCTGCGCGAAATCTTTGTCAACCATCTAGAGCTGCAATTAAGAAACGCAGGGATCAACGTCTTCATAGACACTAAAGAGCAGAAAGGGAGAAGACTACAATATCTCTTCACAAGGATCAAGAAGTCAAAAATCGCGCTTGCTATCTTCTCCAAGAGGTACTGTGAGTCAAAGTGGTGTTTGGATGAGCTTGTGACGATGAATGAACAGATGAAGGAAAAGAAACTCGTGGTGATTCCAATCTTCTATAACGTAAGATCGGACGATGTAAAAAGAGCAGCCAATCCCGATGGAGAAGGCAATCTTGATGGAGAGTTTTCCCTTCCTTTTAAGCAACTGAAGCAAAACCATGCAGGGGAGCCTGAGAGGGTCGAGGGTTGGGAGCGTGCCCTGAGATCTGTGACAAAAAGAATAGGGTTTTCCCGGTCAAACTCAAAGTACAA acaCGATAccgattttgttttggatattgtTAAGGAGGTTAAGAAACAGCTAAACATACCAACTGACAACAGTTGGTCAGCTATAGGAGTTGCTTTCTTGGCTATAACCATCAACTTGAtctttagtttcttcattGCCCCTAAGTATCTCCCTGATCAGAAGTTTTTCCAGACTCCTGAATGGTTCATAGGTACTCTGGCAGTTGTTCTTGCGTCGTGGTTTTGGTACAAAAATAACCAGAACAAAGCACCACCTCCTTCATAA
- a CDS encoding Toll-Interleukin-Resistance (TIR) domain family protein (Toll-Interleukin-Resistance (TIR) domain family protein; FUNCTIONS IN: transmembrane receptor activity; INVOLVED IN: signal transduction, N-terminal protein myristoylation, defense response, innate immune response; LOCATED IN: intrinsic to membrane; CONTAINS InterPro DOMAIN/s: Toll-Interleukin receptor (InterPro:IPR000157); BEST Arabidopsis thaliana protein match is: Disease resistance protein (TIR-NBS-LRR class) family (TAIR:AT5G45000.1); Has 1604 Blast hits to 1520 proteins in 49 species: Archae - 0; Bacteria - 2; Metazoa - 0; Fungi - 0; Plants - 1600; Viruses - 0; Other Eukaryotes - 2 (source: NCBI BLink).): protein MGASFSLFTDVGPIPPQYQVFINFRGEKLRDGFLGFLVDALLKENVNVFIDDHELRGRDLDHLFSRIEESRVALTIFSKNFTNSRWCLDELAKIKECVDQESLTVIPIFFKMKTDDVKKLKGNFGDNFRDLKLTHRGEPETYRRWKDAILYVSKKTGLSSSRYSRQNDLVNTIVEEVKKVLNDIAEIERQIAEEKRNHLAARTDELIRLVVRFLSLFLLFTIVFGPYVLGLLTFFSFLVGRLIINRAVESEW, encoded by the exons ATGGGCGCCTCCTTCTCCCTCTTTACCGACGTTGGACCGATCCCGCCTCAGTATCAAGTGTTCATCAACTTCCGAGGCGAAAAACTTCGTGATGGGTTCCTAGGGTTTCTTGTGGATGCTCTTTTAAAAGAGAATGTCAACGTTTTTATAGATGATCATGAGCTTAGAGGCAGAGATCTTGATCATCTCTTCAGTAGGATCGAGGAATCGAGAGTCGCATTGACAATCTTCTCCAAGAACTTCACCAACTCAAGATGGTGCTTAGATGAGCTTGCTAAGATCAAAGAATGTGTGGATCAAGAAAGTCTTACAGTGATTCCTATCTTCTTTAAGATGAAAACAGACGATGTGAAGAAACTGAAGGGGAATTTTGGAGACAACTTCCGGGACCTGAAGTTAACGCATCGCGGCGAGCCTGAAACTTATCGGAGATGGAAAGATGCTATACTGTATGTTTCTAAGAAAACTGGCTTGTCTTCGTCACGATACAG TCGCCAGAATGATTTGGTCAACACAATCGTCGAGGAGGTTAAGAAAGTTCTAAACGATATCGCCGAGATCGAACGACAAATTGCTGAAGAGAAGCGCAACCATTTGGCGGCAAGAACAGATGAATTGATTAGACTTGTTGTCCGGTTCCTAagtctgtttcttctttttacaatagtttttggTCCTTATGTTTTAGGCCTTCtcacttttttctcttttcttgtggGTCGTTTGATAATCAATCGAGCTGTGGAAAGTGAGTGGTGA
- the ARAD2 gene encoding Exostosin family protein (ARABINAN DEFICIENT 2 (ARAD2); FUNCTIONS IN: catalytic activity; INVOLVED IN: biological_process unknown; LOCATED IN: endomembrane system, membrane; EXPRESSED IN: 21 plant structures; EXPRESSED DURING: 14 growth stages; CONTAINS InterPro DOMAIN/s: Exostosin-like (InterPro:IPR004263); BEST Arabidopsis thaliana protein match is: Exostosin family protein (TAIR:AT2G35100.1); Has 1289 Blast hits to 1285 proteins in 100 species: Archae - 0; Bacteria - 0; Metazoa - 246; Fungi - 4; Plants - 990; Viruses - 0; Other Eukaryotes - 49 (source: NCBI BLink).): MNPKIRKPNNSSSKKVTVSVLSVFLVFVFVNTFFYPSFYSDSGSIRRNLVDSRESFHFPGNFRKTKVYMYELPTNFTYGVIEQHGGEKSDDVTGLKYPGHQHMHEWYLYSDLTRPEVKRVGSPIVRVFDPAEADLFYVSAFSSLSLIVDSGRPGFGYSDEEMQESLVSWLESQEWWRRNNGRDHVIVAGDPNALKRVMDRVKNAVLLVTDFDRLRADQGSLVKDVIIPYSHRIDAYEGELGVKQRTNLLFFMGNRYRKDGGKVRDLLFKLLEKEEDVVIKRGTQSRENMRAVKQGMHTSKFCLHLAGDTSSACRLFDAIASLCVPVIVSDGIELPFEDVIDYRKFSIFLRRDAALKPGFVVKKLRKVKPGKILKYQKVMKEVRRYFDYTHLNGSVNEIWRQVTKKIPLIKLMINREKRMIKRDGSDPQCSCLCSNQTGIIHGV, encoded by the exons ATGAACCCCAAAATCAGAAAACCCAATAATTCATCTTCGAAGAAGGTCACAGTTTCcgttctctctgttttcttagtGTTCGTCTTCGTTAATACTTTCTTCTACCCAAGTTTTTACTCTGACTCTGGCTCAATTCGACGCAATCTCGTTGATTCTCGAGAAAGTTTCCATTTTCCGGGAAATTTTCGTAAAACGAAGGTTTACATGTACGAATTGCCGACGAATTTTACTTACGGAGTTATCGAGCAACACGGCGGAGAAAAATCTGATGACGTCACCGGGTTGAAATATCCGGGTCATCAGCATATGCATGAGTGGTATCTTTACTCGGATCTTACCCGACCCGAAGTTAAACGAGTCGGGTCTCCGATTGTAAGGGTTTTTGACCCGGCTGAGGCGGATTTGTTTTACGTCTCTGCTTTCTCTTCGTTAAGCTTGATTGTGGATTCGGGTCGGCCCGGGTTTGGGTACAGTGATGAGGAGATGCAGGAGAGTTTGGTGAGTTGGTTAGAAAGTCAAGAAtggtggaggaggaacaaTGGGAGGGATCATGTGATTGTTGCCGGTGATCCAAATGCGTTGAAACGGGTCATGGATCGGGTTAAGAATGCGGTTTTGCTTGTGACGGATTTTGACCGGTTAAGAGCAGACCAAGGGTCGCTTGTGAAAGACGTAATCATACCTTATTCTCATAGGATTGATGCTTATGAAGGCGAGCTTGGAGTTAAGCAGAGGACCAACTTGTTGTTCTTCATGGGAAATCGATATCGCAAAGAT GGAGGCAAAGTCCGAGATTTGCTTTTCAAGCTgcttgagaaagaagaggatgTTGTGATCAAACGCGGAACACAGTCAAGAGAGAATATGCGTGCGGTTAAACAAGGAATGCATACGTCTAAGTTTTGTCTACATCTAGCTGGTGATACTTCTTCTGCTTGCAGATTATTTGATGCCATTGCTAGTTTATGTGTCCCGGTGATTGTAAGCGATGGGATTGAGCTACCTTTTGAAGATGTCATAGATTACAGGAAGTTCTCTATATTCTTGAGGAGAGATGCCGCTTTGAAACCAGGGTTTGTGGTTAAGAAGCTGAGGAAAGTGAAACCAGGAAAGATTTTGAAGTACCAAAAGGTTATGAAAGAG GTTAGGCGATATTTTGACTATACACATCTAAATGGAAGTGTGAACGAGATCTGGAGACAAGTTACTAAGAAGATACCGCTAATCAAACTGATGATTAATCGGGAGAAGCGCATGATCAAGAGAGATGGAAGTGACCCTCAATGTTCTTGTTTATGCTCAAACCAAACCGGGATCATCCATGGTGTCTAG
- the ARAD2 gene encoding Exostosin family protein yields the protein MNPKIRKPNNSSSKKVTVSVLSVFLVFVFVNTFFYPSFYSDSGSIRRNLVDSRESFHFPGNFRKTKVYMYELPTNFTYGVIEQHGGEKSDDVTGLKYPGHQHMHEWYLYSDLTRPEVKRVGSPIVRVFDPAEADLFYVSAFSSLSLIVDSGRPGFGYSDEEMQESLVSWLESQEWWRRNNGRDHVIVAGDPNALKRVMDRVKNAVLLVTDFDRLRADQGSLVKDVIIPYSHRIDAYEGELGVKQRTNLLFFMGNRYRKDGGKVRDLLFKLLEKEEDVVIKRGTQSRENMRAVKQGMHTSKFCLHLAGDTSSACRLFDAIASLCVPVIVSDGIELPFEDVIDYRKFSIFLRRDAALKPGFVVKKLRKVKPGKILKYQKVMKEAIF from the exons ATGAACCCCAAAATCAGAAAACCCAATAATTCATCTTCGAAGAAGGTCACAGTTTCcgttctctctgttttcttagtGTTCGTCTTCGTTAATACTTTCTTCTACCCAAGTTTTTACTCTGACTCTGGCTCAATTCGACGCAATCTCGTTGATTCTCGAGAAAGTTTCCATTTTCCGGGAAATTTTCGTAAAACGAAGGTTTACATGTACGAATTGCCGACGAATTTTACTTACGGAGTTATCGAGCAACACGGCGGAGAAAAATCTGATGACGTCACCGGGTTGAAATATCCGGGTCATCAGCATATGCATGAGTGGTATCTTTACTCGGATCTTACCCGACCCGAAGTTAAACGAGTCGGGTCTCCGATTGTAAGGGTTTTTGACCCGGCTGAGGCGGATTTGTTTTACGTCTCTGCTTTCTCTTCGTTAAGCTTGATTGTGGATTCGGGTCGGCCCGGGTTTGGGTACAGTGATGAGGAGATGCAGGAGAGTTTGGTGAGTTGGTTAGAAAGTCAAGAAtggtggaggaggaacaaTGGGAGGGATCATGTGATTGTTGCCGGTGATCCAAATGCGTTGAAACGGGTCATGGATCGGGTTAAGAATGCGGTTTTGCTTGTGACGGATTTTGACCGGTTAAGAGCAGACCAAGGGTCGCTTGTGAAAGACGTAATCATACCTTATTCTCATAGGATTGATGCTTATGAAGGCGAGCTTGGAGTTAAGCAGAGGACCAACTTGTTGTTCTTCATGGGAAATCGATATCGCAAAGAT GGAGGCAAAGTCCGAGATTTGCTTTTCAAGCTgcttgagaaagaagaggatgTTGTGATCAAACGCGGAACACAGTCAAGAGAGAATATGCGTGCGGTTAAACAAGGAATGCATACGTCTAAGTTTTGTCTACATCTAGCTGGTGATACTTCTTCTGCTTGCAGATTATTTGATGCCATTGCTAGTTTATGTGTCCCGGTGATTGTAAGCGATGGGATTGAGCTACCTTTTGAAGATGTCATAGATTACAGGAAGTTCTCTATATTCTTGAGGAGAGATGCCGCTTTGAAACCAGGGTTTGTGGTTAAGAAGCTGAGGAAAGTGAAACCAGGAAAGATTTTGAAGTACCAAAAGGTTATGAAAGAG GCGATATTTTGA
- a CDS encoding F-box/RNI-like superfamily protein (F-box/RNI-like superfamily protein; CONTAINS InterPro DOMAIN/s: FBD (InterPro:IPR013596), F-box domain, cyclin-like (InterPro:IPR001810), F-box domain, Skp2-like (InterPro:IPR022364), FBD-like (InterPro:IPR006566); BEST Arabidopsis thaliana protein match is: F-box/RNI-like/FBD-like domains-containing protein (TAIR:AT5G44960.1); Has 30201 Blast hits to 17322 proteins in 780 species: Archae - 12; Bacteria - 1396; Metazoa - 17338; Fungi - 3422; Plants - 5037; Viruses - 0; Other Eukaryotes - 2996 (source: NCBI BLink).) — MEEFDYISEFPDCLLTQILLNLPTKDSVKTSVLSKRWRNLWLNVPGLRLRTFDFPVFPYPYEEGFVRFMDRFMEFKCRSRLQKFMITYFEHNGYRDRLMELIGTLVDRGIQHLYVYMHTCNRVDFIRQNIYKSKTLVSLKLYNVELKNPEFVVSLPCLKILKLENIFHGEDGPLVVEKLISGCPVLEDLELIRPFDDNVGYGSLTAPKYSRNRDIIGDFLTVISSVRHTIICYSTSKMLYSYSKQLGPIPQFHNLYHLQARFSSSSLQLLPTFLESCPACPNLKNLIMEFPFEPKNIDFHKVPQCLISTLEYVQIEELILKEKSGIKLVDYFLENSAVLKKLTLSFTYHSKKKQDPESYKKLLTSTKLSPTCQIIID, encoded by the exons ATGGAGGAGTTCGATTATATCAGTGAATTTCCGGATTGTTTGCTAACTCAGATACTCTTAAACCTTCCGACCAAAGATTCTGTTAAGACAAGCGTGTTATCgaagagatggagaaatcTTTGGTTAAACGTTCCTGGACTTCGATTACGCACCTTTGACTTCCCAGTCTTCCCCTATCCTTATGAAGAAGGCTTCGTAAGGTTTATGGACAGATTTATGGAGTTTAAGTGCAGGTCACGCCTGCAAAAGTTCATGATAACGTATTTCGAACACAATGGTTATCGAGATCGATTAATGGAGTTGATCGGTACACTGGTTGATCGTGGAATTCAACATTTGTATGTTTATATGCATACTTGTAACAGAGTTGATTTCATACGTCAAAACATTTACAAGAGTAAGACATTGGTCTCTTTGAAGCTTTATAACGTAGAGTTAAAGAATCCAgagtttgttgtttctctaCCTTGTCTCAAGATCTTGAAACTGGAGAATATTTTTCACGGTGAGGATGGTCCTTTGGTCGTGGAGAAGCTCATCTCAGGATGTCCTGTTCTTGAAGATCTTGAGCTGATTAGgccttttgat GATAATGTTGGCTATGGCAGTCTTACGGCACCAAAGTATTCAAGGAATAGAGATATCATCGGTGATTTTTTAACCGTGATATCGAGTGTAAGACATACGATCATCTGTTACTCGACTTCAAag ATGCTTTATTCTTACTCCAAACAACTGGGACCTATTCCCCAATTCCATAACTTATATCATTTGCAGGCTAGGTTCTCAAGCTCATCGTTACAACTATTGCCAACCTTTCTTGAGAGCTGCCCAGCCTGCCCAAATCTGAAAAACCTAATCATG GAGTTTCCCTTTGAGCCTAAGAATATCGACTTTCACAAAGTGCCTCAGTGTTTAATATCGACTCTCGAGTATGTTCAAATTGAAGAACTGATATTGAAGGAGAAAAGTGGGATTAAACTAGTGGATTACTTTCTTGAGAATTCAGCAGTCTTAAAGAAACTGACTCTAAGTTTCACATATCATTCTAAGAAAAAGCAAGACCCTGAGAGCTACAAGAAGCTTCTTACATCCACAAAGCTTTCTCCCACATGTCAAATTATCATCGATTGA